A section of the Burkholderia mallei ATCC 23344 genome encodes:
- a CDS encoding glycerate kinase family protein: MPQPSPIVVIAPDSFKGSLSAEQVANAIAAGVARARPDALVRRCPMADGGEGTLDALLAHGGTRRTLRVPGASLAPRDAAVGLIDARTAVVETAEIVGITDPAGMSAPVAARSTRGLGSAIRALLDDGVRTFYVALGGSSTNDAGAGLLAGLGMRAFDAQGREIEPTPERLAHVARVDFAGLDARVAGASFVAMSDVDNPLTGAHGATAVFGPQKGVAPAQVAPLDAALDHFATLVEAALALRPTAAAHARARDLPGAGAAGGLGFALHVLGARFEPGAEVVARQIGLDAALAGAHWLLTGEGRSDAQTLHGKAPFVACRHARAAGVPATLLSGAIDPAALPQLSEHFDGCFSPAPGPITLEAALRDAARLLENAAEQLARLRYGRP; this comes from the coding sequence ATGCCGCAGCCCTCGCCCATCGTGGTCATTGCACCCGATTCGTTCAAGGGATCGCTGAGCGCCGAGCAGGTCGCGAACGCGATCGCCGCCGGCGTCGCGCGAGCGCGCCCGGACGCGCTCGTGCGGCGGTGCCCGATGGCGGACGGCGGCGAAGGCACGCTCGACGCGCTGCTCGCGCACGGCGGCACCCGTCGCACGCTGCGCGTGCCGGGCGCGTCGCTCGCGCCGCGCGACGCGGCCGTCGGGCTCATCGACGCGCGCACGGCGGTCGTCGAAACCGCGGAAATCGTCGGCATCACCGATCCGGCCGGCATGAGCGCGCCCGTCGCCGCCCGCAGCACGCGCGGGCTCGGCAGCGCCATTCGCGCGCTCCTCGACGACGGCGTTCGCACGTTCTATGTCGCGCTCGGCGGTAGCAGCACGAACGACGCCGGCGCGGGCCTGCTGGCCGGCCTGGGCATGCGCGCGTTCGATGCGCAGGGCCGCGAGATCGAGCCGACGCCCGAGCGGCTCGCGCACGTCGCACGCGTGGACTTCGCCGGGCTCGACGCCCGCGTGGCCGGCGCGTCGTTCGTCGCGATGTCCGACGTCGACAATCCGCTCACGGGCGCGCACGGCGCGACCGCCGTGTTCGGCCCTCAAAAGGGCGTGGCGCCCGCGCAGGTCGCGCCGCTCGACGCCGCGCTCGACCACTTCGCGACGCTCGTCGAGGCCGCGCTCGCCCTACGCCCCACGGCGGCAGCGCACGCCCGCGCCCGCGATCTGCCCGGCGCCGGCGCGGCGGGCGGGCTCGGCTTCGCACTGCATGTGCTCGGCGCGCGCTTCGAGCCGGGCGCCGAGGTCGTCGCGCGGCAGATCGGGCTCGACGCGGCGCTCGCGGGCGCGCACTGGCTGCTCACGGGCGAAGGCCGCTCGGATGCGCAGACGCTGCACGGCAAGGCGCCGTTCGTCGCGTGCCGGCATGCGCGCGCGGCCGGCGTGCCGGCGACGCTGCTGTCCGGCGCGATCGACCCGGCGGCGCTGCCGCAATTGTCCGAACATTTCGACGGCTGTTTCTCGCCCGCACCGGGGCCGATCACGCTCGAGGCCGCGCTGCGCGACGCCGCGCGCCTGCTCGAGAACGCGGCCGAGCAACTGGCGCGGCTGCGCTACGGCCGCCCGTGA
- a CDS encoding MarR family winged helix-turn-helix transcriptional regulator produces the protein MARSKVGLDQFMTYRMHVLNKLSDRGIGELYRMKLGISLPEARIIASVGAFGPFSIMELARRANLDKSQASRAAEALIRRGLVKRGPSDDDGRVVLIALTPAGAALNRKIMPIARKWNETLLDGLSESEKAAFSRALDKIIAGARERED, from the coding sequence ATGGCACGCAGCAAAGTCGGGCTCGACCAGTTCATGACCTATCGGATGCACGTGCTGAACAAGCTCTCCGATCGCGGGATCGGCGAGCTGTATCGGATGAAGCTCGGCATATCGCTGCCCGAGGCGCGGATCATCGCGTCGGTCGGCGCGTTCGGGCCGTTCTCGATCATGGAGCTCGCGCGGCGCGCGAATCTCGACAAAAGCCAGGCGAGCCGCGCGGCCGAGGCGCTGATCCGGCGCGGGCTCGTCAAGCGCGGCCCGAGCGACGACGACGGACGCGTCGTGCTGATCGCGCTCACGCCGGCCGGCGCCGCGCTCAACCGGAAAATCATGCCGATCGCGCGCAAGTGGAACGAGACGCTGCTCGACGGCTTGAGCGAAAGCGAAAAGGCGGCGTTCAGCCGCGCGCTCGACAAGATCATCGCCGGCGCGCGCGAACGCGAGGATTGA
- a CDS encoding 2-dehydropantoate 2-reductase, with translation MDRAPVRAAIVGIGAIGGLFAAGLARAGWDVSALARGATLDALRGRGLRIVGESSGETAVALRASDDAHALGEQDYVVVALKAHALPALASRIAPLVGPRTIIVAAMNGLPWWFFDGFGGPLDGAALDAVDPGGVTAAALPPARAIGCVVHLSSATREPGVVVRGRGNRLIVGAPRAALREPGERVADALAAGGFDVERSADIRTDIWAKLWGNMNMNPLSALTGSAADRLLDDPHTNALALRMMEEADAIGARLGLSAGMSGAERIAVTRQLGAFRTSMLQDLEAGRALEIGPILGVFPELGRRLGVPTPYCDAVLGLLRQRAFNAGL, from the coding sequence ATGGATCGAGCACCGGTGCGCGCGGCGATCGTCGGGATCGGCGCGATCGGCGGGCTGTTTGCGGCGGGGCTCGCGCGCGCGGGCTGGGACGTGAGCGCGCTTGCGCGCGGCGCGACGCTCGATGCGCTGCGCGGGCGCGGGCTGCGAATCGTCGGCGAGTCGAGCGGCGAAACGGCGGTCGCGCTGCGCGCGAGCGACGACGCGCACGCGCTCGGCGAACAGGATTATGTCGTCGTCGCGTTGAAGGCGCACGCGCTGCCGGCGCTTGCTTCGCGCATCGCGCCGCTCGTCGGGCCGCGCACGATCATCGTCGCCGCGATGAACGGGCTGCCGTGGTGGTTTTTCGACGGCTTCGGCGGCCCGCTCGACGGCGCGGCGCTCGACGCGGTCGATCCGGGCGGCGTGACGGCTGCCGCGCTGCCGCCGGCGCGCGCGATCGGCTGCGTGGTGCACCTGTCGTCGGCGACGCGCGAACCGGGCGTCGTCGTGCGCGGCCGCGGCAACCGGCTGATCGTCGGCGCGCCGCGCGCCGCGCTGCGCGAGCCGGGCGAGCGCGTTGCCGACGCGCTCGCGGCGGGCGGCTTCGACGTCGAGCGTTCGGCCGACATCCGCACCGACATCTGGGCGAAGCTCTGGGGCAACATGAACATGAATCCGCTCAGTGCGCTGACGGGATCGGCGGCGGACCGCCTGCTCGACGATCCGCATACGAACGCGCTCGCGCTGCGGATGATGGAGGAGGCCGACGCGATCGGCGCGCGGCTCGGCTTGTCGGCGGGGATGAGCGGCGCCGAGCGGATCGCGGTGACGCGCCAGTTGGGCGCGTTCAGGACGTCGATGCTGCAGGACCTGGAGGCCGGGCGTGCGCTCGAGATCGGGCCGATTCTGGGCGTGTTTCCGGAACTTGGGCGCCGGCTGGGCGTGCCGACGCCGTATTGCGACGCGGTGCTCGGATTGTTGCGTCAGCGCGCGTTCAATGCCGGGCTGTGA
- a CDS encoding helix-turn-helix transcriptional regulator — protein sequence MAIRAGTRQDIDALRDVPAAIVLDEAAWPPLAPRRRDFDGVTQTPGAASRELSLFLLDLYAVASRASIGEFECRFFQLLSRYLPFDAAWTGVANHTPGGPVMHNSYLYRLPHAFFTDWKRVRDCDPLAHRTLHGAYGRAAILSVVEPGLDGRFRDWCVKYGLAQLMCVCTFDRRFGLTTFLSIYRHALNRPFTEEDARRYEDVIAHLAAALTINRAAQLTRLRSEAAASTVRAICDNFGVLHHADAGFGAVLRSEWPDWAGSRLPPAFVEHLRRRASQPYSGDALCMRCMPVAGLFQLEVRPRSLLDRLSPRELAAIRYYGEGRSHKEVAQQMEIAPATVRHYLRCAYRKLGMHDKSQIGGVLGELDRAAKGAGAARDIDG from the coding sequence GTGGCGATCAGGGCGGGGACCCGGCAGGACATCGATGCGCTGCGCGACGTGCCGGCGGCGATCGTGCTCGACGAAGCCGCATGGCCGCCGCTTGCGCCGCGCCGGCGTGATTTCGACGGCGTCACGCAGACGCCCGGCGCGGCGTCGCGCGAACTGAGCCTGTTCCTGCTGGATCTCTACGCGGTCGCGAGCCGTGCGTCGATCGGCGAATTCGAATGCCGCTTCTTTCAGCTGTTGTCGCGCTATCTGCCGTTCGACGCCGCCTGGACGGGCGTCGCGAATCACACGCCGGGCGGCCCCGTGATGCACAACAGCTATCTATACCGGCTGCCGCACGCGTTCTTCACCGATTGGAAGCGCGTGCGCGATTGCGATCCGCTCGCGCATCGCACCTTGCATGGCGCATACGGCCGGGCGGCGATCCTGTCCGTCGTCGAGCCGGGGCTCGACGGGCGTTTTCGCGACTGGTGCGTCAAGTACGGGCTCGCGCAACTGATGTGCGTGTGCACGTTCGATCGGCGCTTCGGACTCACGACGTTTTTGTCGATCTACCGGCACGCCCTGAATCGTCCGTTCACCGAAGAGGACGCGCGCCGCTACGAGGACGTGATTGCGCATCTGGCGGCCGCATTGACGATCAATCGCGCCGCGCAACTCACGCGCCTGCGCAGCGAAGCGGCCGCGTCGACGGTGCGCGCGATCTGCGACAACTTCGGCGTGCTGCATCACGCGGATGCCGGCTTCGGCGCGGTGCTGCGCAGCGAATGGCCGGACTGGGCGGGTTCGCGGCTGCCGCCGGCGTTTGTCGAGCATCTGCGCCGCCGCGCGTCGCAGCCGTATTCGGGCGACGCGCTGTGCATGCGGTGCATGCCCGTCGCTGGCCTGTTCCAGCTCGAGGTGCGGCCCCGCTCGCTGCTCGATCGCCTGAGCCCGCGCGAGCTCGCGGCGATCCGCTATTACGGCGAAGGGCGCTCGCACAAGGAAGTCGCGCAGCAGATGGAGATCGCGCCGGCGACCGTGCGCCACTATTTGCGCTGCGCGTATCGCAAGCTCGGGATGCACGACAAGAGCCAGATCGGCGGCGTGCTCGGCGAGCTCGATCGTGCCGCCAAGGGAGCCGGCGCGGCGCGCGACATCGACGGCTGA
- a CDS encoding porin: MTTLRLRSPHRCRPPALAAAATLAALSGPAHAQSTLTLYGVADAGVQYLSRADGRHAAWRLQNYGILPSQLGIKGEEDLGGGWRARFQLEQGINLNDSTATVPGYAFFRGAYVGMGGPAGTVTLGRQFSTLFDKTLFYDPLWYASYSGQGVLVPLSANFVDHSIKFQSATFAGFDVEALAAMAGIAGNTRAGRVLELGGQFTSRGLSASAVLHRSHGTAQGGADRSAQRRDIGTFAARYAFASLPLTVHAGVQRLTGELDPARTIVWGGARYQASGRFGFAGGIYHTDSPTPQVGHPTLFIASTTCSLSKRTVAYLNLGYAKNSGRSAQTVYEYDPTPLAGASQFGAMLGMYHVF; encoded by the coding sequence ATGACAACGCTCAGGCTCAGGAGTCCGCACCGATGCCGCCCGCCCGCGCTCGCCGCCGCCGCGACGCTCGCCGCGCTGTCCGGCCCGGCGCACGCGCAGTCGACGCTCACGCTCTACGGCGTGGCCGACGCGGGCGTGCAATATCTGTCGCGCGCCGACGGCCGACACGCCGCCTGGCGATTGCAAAACTACGGAATCCTGCCTTCCCAGCTCGGCATCAAGGGCGAAGAGGATCTCGGCGGCGGCTGGCGCGCGCGCTTCCAGCTCGAGCAGGGCATCAACCTGAACGACAGCACGGCGACCGTGCCCGGCTATGCGTTCTTTCGCGGCGCGTACGTCGGCATGGGCGGCCCGGCCGGCACCGTCACGCTCGGCCGTCAGTTCAGCACACTGTTCGACAAGACGCTCTTCTACGATCCGCTCTGGTACGCGTCGTACAGCGGCCAGGGCGTGCTCGTGCCGCTGTCCGCGAACTTCGTCGATCACTCGATCAAGTTCCAGTCGGCGACGTTCGCGGGCTTCGACGTCGAGGCGCTCGCCGCGATGGCCGGTATCGCGGGTAACACGCGCGCCGGCCGCGTGCTCGAGCTGGGCGGCCAGTTCACGAGCCGCGGCCTGTCGGCGAGCGCCGTGCTGCATCGCTCGCACGGCACGGCGCAAGGCGGCGCCGATCGCTCCGCGCAGCGGCGCGACATCGGCACGTTCGCCGCGCGTTACGCGTTCGCCTCGCTGCCGCTCACCGTCCACGCCGGCGTCCAGCGCCTGACGGGCGAGCTCGATCCGGCCCGCACGATCGTCTGGGGCGGCGCGCGCTATCAGGCAAGCGGACGCTTCGGCTTCGCGGGCGGCATTTACCACACCGATTCGCCGACGCCGCAGGTCGGCCACCCGACGCTGTTCATCGCGAGCACGACGTGCTCGCTGTCGAAGCGCACCGTCGCGTACCTGAACCTCGGCTACGCGAAGAACAGCGGCCGAAGCGCGCAGACCGTCTACGAGTATGACCCGACGCCGCTCGCCGGCGCATCGCAGTTCGGCGCGATGCTCGGCATGTATCACGTTTTCTGA
- a CDS encoding MFS transporter, with protein sequence MTIKTLRQEPALAGAASPADTPAFTSGTLAALVAFAAITPLLLLVAPAVAGQLGAQLGLSASRIGTYFFVELGAFSAATLPSYLWLGRIDARRIAWGATAVFCAGNLATAVWMPGFAPLLALRAATALGGGTLMVLCMTSAAASGNSDRVYGLWIVGQLIAGAAGLFLLPHLFDMVGLRALYAVLAALALCAAPLARRFPAVPRVRAQHAPRARAQAARMAAALAIGGVLTFYVAIGGVWTFASKAASAVGLDAQTSGNVLAIASLMGIAGAALASYLGGRAARRAMLLAGYGILAASLVALAAAPNANGYTLAIFGFKFAWTFVLPFMLASVAAVDATGRLIATLNLVIGSGLAAGPLAAGLMLDGGGTLRALFSIAAAVSLVSLAAMLRVERDAR encoded by the coding sequence ATGACCATCAAGACATTGCGGCAAGAACCCGCGCTGGCGGGCGCGGCATCGCCCGCCGATACGCCCGCTTTCACGAGCGGCACGCTGGCCGCGCTCGTCGCGTTCGCGGCGATCACGCCGCTGCTGCTGCTCGTCGCGCCGGCCGTGGCCGGCCAGCTGGGCGCGCAGCTCGGGCTGTCGGCGTCGCGGATCGGCACGTACTTCTTCGTGGAGCTGGGCGCGTTCAGCGCCGCGACGCTGCCGTCGTACCTGTGGCTCGGCCGCATCGACGCGCGGCGCATCGCGTGGGGCGCGACCGCCGTGTTCTGCGCGGGCAATCTCGCGACCGCCGTATGGATGCCGGGCTTCGCGCCGCTACTCGCGCTGCGCGCGGCAACGGCGCTCGGCGGCGGCACGTTGATGGTGCTCTGCATGACGAGCGCCGCGGCGAGCGGCAACAGCGATCGCGTCTACGGGCTCTGGATCGTCGGCCAGTTGATCGCGGGCGCGGCCGGTCTGTTCCTGCTGCCGCATCTGTTCGATATGGTCGGACTGCGCGCGCTGTACGCCGTGCTCGCCGCGCTCGCGCTGTGCGCCGCGCCGCTCGCGCGCCGCTTTCCGGCCGTGCCGCGCGTGCGGGCGCAGCACGCGCCGCGCGCGCGGGCGCAAGCGGCGCGCATGGCGGCGGCGCTTGCGATCGGCGGCGTGCTGACGTTCTACGTCGCGATCGGCGGCGTGTGGACCTTCGCGAGCAAAGCGGCGTCCGCCGTCGGCCTCGACGCGCAGACGAGCGGCAACGTGCTCGCGATCGCGAGCCTGATGGGCATCGCGGGCGCGGCGCTCGCGTCATATCTGGGCGGTCGTGCGGCGCGGCGCGCGATGCTGCTCGCCGGATACGGCATCCTCGCGGCGTCGCTCGTCGCGCTTGCCGCCGCGCCAAACGCGAACGGCTACACGCTCGCGATCTTCGGTTTCAAGTTCGCATGGACGTTCGTCCTGCCGTTCATGCTCGCGAGCGTCGCGGCCGTCGACGCGACGGGGCGCCTGATCGCGACGCTCAATCTCGTGATCGGTTCGGGGCTCGCCGCCGGGCCGCTCGCCGCCGGACTGATGCTCGACGGCGGCGGCACGCTGCGCGCGCTGTTCTCGATCGCGGCCGCGGTCTCGCTCGTCTCGCTCGCGGCCATGCTGCGGGTCGAGCGCGACGCGCGCTGA
- a CDS encoding class II histone deacetylase, protein MTKTAFFTDERTFWHTGGAHALFFPVGGWVQPPSSAGYAESPDSKRRLLSLVHASGLAAKLDMSSAPAAADDDLRRIHPAHYLDAFKRASDAGGGDLGELAPFGRGSYEIAALSAGLALAAVDAVLAERTANAFSLSRPPGHHCLRDKPMGFCLLANIPIAIEAARAKHRVERVAVIDWDVHHGNGTQSIYYDDPNTLTISLHQDRCFPPGYSGADERGAGAGAGANVNVPLLAGAGDDAYRYAFERIVLPALDAFRPELVIVASGLDANAVDPLARMQLHSDSYRYMTHALKQAAQRHCGGRLVIVHEGGYSEAYVPFCGHAIVEALAGMRTDVADPMLELAIAQQPGERFNAFQRQLIDEMATSFGY, encoded by the coding sequence ATGACAAAAACCGCTTTCTTCACCGACGAACGCACTTTCTGGCACACGGGCGGCGCGCATGCGCTGTTCTTTCCGGTCGGCGGCTGGGTGCAGCCGCCGTCGAGCGCGGGCTATGCGGAATCGCCCGATTCGAAGCGGCGTCTGCTGTCGCTCGTGCACGCGTCCGGGCTCGCGGCGAAACTCGACATGTCGAGCGCGCCCGCCGCGGCCGACGACGATCTGCGGCGCATCCACCCCGCGCACTACCTCGACGCGTTCAAGCGCGCGAGCGACGCGGGTGGCGGCGATCTCGGCGAACTCGCGCCGTTCGGCCGTGGCAGCTACGAGATCGCGGCGCTATCCGCGGGGCTCGCGCTCGCCGCCGTCGACGCGGTGCTCGCCGAGCGCACGGCCAACGCATTCTCGCTGTCGCGCCCGCCCGGCCATCACTGCCTGCGTGACAAGCCGATGGGTTTTTGCCTGCTCGCGAACATTCCGATCGCGATCGAGGCCGCGCGCGCGAAACATCGCGTCGAGCGCGTCGCGGTGATCGACTGGGACGTGCATCACGGCAACGGCACGCAGTCGATCTACTACGACGATCCGAACACGCTGACGATCTCGCTGCATCAGGACCGCTGCTTTCCGCCCGGCTACAGCGGCGCCGACGAACGCGGCGCGGGCGCGGGCGCGGGCGCGAACGTCAACGTCCCGCTCCTCGCGGGCGCCGGCGACGACGCGTATCGATACGCATTCGAGCGAATCGTGCTGCCCGCGCTCGACGCGTTCCGGCCGGAGCTCGTCATCGTCGCGAGCGGGCTCGACGCGAATGCGGTCGACCCGCTCGCGCGGATGCAACTGCACAGCGACAGCTACCGGTACATGACGCATGCGCTGAAGCAGGCCGCGCAGCGGCACTGCGGGGGACGGCTCGTCATCGTGCACGAGGGCGGTTATTCGGAGGCCTACGTACCGTTTTGCGGGCATGCGATCGTCGAGGCACTGGCGGGCATGCGCACCGACGTCGCCGATCCGATGCTCGAGCTCGCGATCGCGCAGCAGCCCGGCGAGCGTTTCAACGCATTCCAGCGGCAACTGATCGACGAAATGGCGACGAGCTTCGGTTACTGA
- a CDS encoding phospholipase D family protein produces the protein MQLPKRFAAACLAAAFLCGAPPAVSKTTSESLLERLVALIADALPSSAKQAPAGQVVEAAFSPDGGAEALVLKVIGTSRASLRLAGYSFTSPKVVRALLDAHRRGVDVAIVVDNDGNRSKASKQALNLLVNAKVPTRTIDRYAIHHDKYIVVDGRHVETGSFNYSAAAAARNSENVLVVWNNPALAAQYLKHWQNRFDQGTAYRSAY, from the coding sequence ATGCAGTTGCCGAAGCGGTTCGCCGCCGCATGTCTCGCCGCCGCTTTCCTGTGCGGCGCCCCGCCCGCCGTCAGCAAGACGACCTCCGAATCACTGCTCGAGCGCCTCGTCGCGCTGATCGCCGACGCACTGCCGTCATCCGCGAAGCAAGCGCCGGCGGGCCAGGTCGTCGAGGCCGCGTTCTCGCCGGACGGCGGCGCCGAAGCACTCGTGTTGAAAGTGATCGGCACGTCGCGCGCGTCGCTGCGCCTCGCCGGCTATTCGTTCACGTCGCCGAAGGTCGTGCGCGCGCTGCTCGACGCACATCGGCGCGGTGTCGACGTCGCGATCGTCGTCGACAACGACGGCAATCGCTCGAAGGCGTCGAAACAGGCGCTCAATCTGCTCGTCAACGCGAAAGTACCGACGCGCACGATCGATCGCTACGCGATCCACCATGACAAGTACATCGTCGTCGACGGCCGCCACGTGGAGACGGGGTCGTTCAACTACAGCGCCGCCGCGGCCGCGCGCAATTCGGAAAACGTGCTCGTCGTCTGGAACAACCCTGCGCTCGCCGCGCAATACCTGAAGCACTGGCAGAACCGGTTCGATCAAGGAACCGCCTATCGGTCGGCTTATTGA
- a CDS encoding IS3-like element IS407 family transposase (programmed frameshift): MKKRFTEQQIIGFLKEAEAGMPVKELCRKHGFSDASFYTWRAKFGGMEVSEARRLKGLEVENARLKKLLTEAMLDMEALKVVVKGKPLSPQAKREAVLAIREKVNISERRACRLVGLSRSVLHYDAKPDHENEVLAARLVKLAHERRRFGYRRLHALVEREGTHANHKRIYRLYREAGLAVRRRRKRHGVMIEREQLALPGAPNEVWSIDFVMDALSNGRRVKCLTVVDDFTKEAVDIVVDHGISGLYVARALDRAARFRGYPKAVRTDQGPEFTSRALDQWAYANGVTLKLIQAGKPTQNAYIESFNGKFRDECLNEHWFTTLAHARAVIAAWRQDYNEQRPHSALNYLAPSEFAAKHRATADAPAAFQELV, encoded by the exons ATGAAGAAGCGCTTTACGGAACAGCAAATCATCGGGTTTCTGAAGGAAGCCGAGGCCGGTATGCCGGTCAAGGAACTGTGCAGGAAGCATGGGTTCAGTGACGCGTCGTTCTACACCTGGCGCGCGAAGTTCGGCGGCATGGAAGTCTCGGAAGCCCGCCGGCTCAAGGGCCTCGAGGTGGAGAATGCCCGACTGAAGAAACTGCTGACCGAAGCAATGCTCGATATGGAAGCGTTGAAGGTTGTCGTCAAGGGAAAGC CCCTGAGCCCGCAAGCCAAACGCGAAGCAGTGTTGGCGATTCGGGAGAAGGTCAACATCTCCGAGCGCCGCGCCTGCCGGCTTGTCGGGCTTTCTCGCAGCGTGCTGCATTACGACGCGAAGCCGGACCACGAGAATGAGGTGCTCGCGGCGCGTCTGGTGAAGTTGGCGCACGAACGTCGTCGATTCGGCTACCGCCGACTGCACGCCCTGGTGGAACGCGAAGGCACGCACGCCAATCACAAGCGCATCTATCGCCTGTACCGTGAGGCAGGGCTGGCTGTGCGGCGCCGTCGCAAGCGCCACGGCGTCATGATTGAGCGCGAGCAACTGGCATTGCCGGGCGCACCCAACGAGGTATGGTCAATCGATTTCGTGATGGATGCGCTTTCCAACGGCCGGCGCGTGAAGTGCCTGACCGTCGTCGACGATTTCACGAAAGAGGCTGTCGACATCGTCGTCGACCATGGCATCTCAGGTTTGTATGTCGCTCGGGCATTGGACCGTGCAGCTCGCTTCCGTGGCTATCCCAAGGCGGTGCGAACAGACCAGGGACCCGAATTTACGAGCCGCGCGCTTGACCAGTGGGCGTATGCGAACGGCGTCACGCTGAAGTTGATTCAGGCGGGCAAGCCCACGCAGAATGCGTACATCGAATCGTTCAACGGCAAGTTCCGCGACGAATGCCTTAACGAGCACTGGTTCACGACGCTCGCGCACGCTCGGGCAGTCATCGCGGCATGGCGTCAGGACTACAACGAGCAAAGGCCGCACAGCGCACTGAACTACCTTGCGCCGTCAGAGTTTGCGGCGAAACATCGGGCAACCGCGGACGCTCCTGCCGCTTTCCAGGAGTTGGTTTAA
- the hpnD gene encoding presqualene diphosphate synthase HpnD: protein MNFDEYCQQKAAPPGSSFYYALRQAPLARQPLVAALFALRRELEQTVKEVSDPTVGHTKLAWWQKELAALASGHPSHPVSQALAAHHPDIARETDALRTLVAGYGMDLEQARYLDFANLRRYADQTGGMFAALVASASAGRPTANGARWAQPLGQALTLAQFVQDLGQDARQGRIYVPIDELQRYGVTAADLLNRRYSPAYTELMRFQTSRARDALNASLSGIPADERRAQRTLRALGALALAVLDEIERDGFQVLHQRIALTPIRKLWIAWRAARRR from the coding sequence GTGAATTTCGACGAATACTGCCAGCAGAAAGCCGCGCCGCCCGGCTCCAGTTTTTACTATGCGCTGCGCCAGGCGCCGCTCGCGCGCCAGCCGCTCGTCGCCGCGCTGTTCGCGCTGCGTCGCGAGCTCGAGCAAACGGTGAAGGAAGTCAGCGATCCGACCGTCGGCCACACCAAGCTCGCGTGGTGGCAAAAGGAGCTCGCCGCGCTCGCATCCGGCCATCCGTCGCATCCGGTGTCGCAAGCGCTCGCCGCGCATCATCCGGACATCGCGCGCGAAACCGATGCGCTGCGCACGCTCGTCGCCGGTTACGGAATGGACCTCGAGCAGGCGCGCTATCTGGACTTCGCGAACCTGCGCCGTTACGCCGATCAAACGGGCGGCATGTTCGCCGCGCTCGTCGCAAGCGCCAGCGCCGGCCGGCCCACCGCGAACGGCGCGCGCTGGGCGCAGCCGCTCGGCCAGGCGCTCACGCTCGCGCAATTCGTGCAGGATCTCGGGCAGGATGCGCGGCAGGGCCGCATCTACGTGCCGATCGACGAGTTGCAACGCTATGGCGTGACGGCCGCCGATCTCCTCAACCGCCGCTACAGCCCCGCCTACACCGAGCTGATGCGCTTCCAGACGTCACGCGCGCGCGACGCACTCAACGCGTCGCTATCCGGCATTCCCGCCGACGAGCGGCGCGCGCAGCGCACGCTGCGTGCGCTCGGCGCGCTCGCGCTCGCGGTGCTCGACGAGATCGAGCGCGACGGCTTTCAGGTGCTGCATCAGCGGATCGCGCTCACGCCGATCCGCAAGCTGTGGATCGCATGGCGCGCCGCGCGGCGCCGCTGA